The Capsicum annuum cultivar UCD-10X-F1 chromosome 1, UCD10Xv1.1, whole genome shotgun sequence sequence AAAAAAAGGGAGAGAGAGGGTTTCCTTGCCTGAGACCCCTTTCAGAGGAAAAAAAACCAACAGGTTCTCTATTTACCAGAATGGAGAATCTGATAGTTTTAATGCAAAAACTTATCCACTTCAACCATCTGTCCCCAAATCCCATTTGCTTGAGGATGTTAAGGAGATAGTCCCAGTTGACATGATCAAAAGCTTTCTCAATGTCTAGTTTGCATATTAAGCCAGCCACTTCTCCTATAGTTTTTGTGTCAACACATTCACTTGCTATTAGAGCGGCATCCATTATCTGTCTCCCCTTAATGAAGACCATTTGATGTTTTTTAACCAAACCAGCTATCACCTTTTTCAGTCTCTCAGCCAAAGCTTTGGCCAATATTTTGTAAACCCCAGAGATCAGGCTAATTAGCCTGAAATCTCTTAATTCAGTTTCTCCTGCTTTCTTGGGAATGAGGGCCACATAAGTGGCATTTAGACTTTTTTCAAACACTTGGTGGTCGTGGAAATATTGCATAATTACCATGATATCCCCCTTGATCAACTCCCAGAAGGTCAGGTAGAAGTTAATTGGAAATCCATCAGTCCCAGGGGCCTTGTCAGTAGCACATGACCTGATAACCTCTAGGATTTCCTCTTCATCAAAGTTCCTTTTCAGCCAAATTTGGTCTTCTGTGGAGATTACTGTTGCattatggattttaaattcagGTCTCCAATCCTCCGTCTCTTTCTATAGATTCTGGTAAAAAGGTTGAGAAGCATTTTTAATAGCTTCCGGGTTCGTGATAGAGAGACCTTCTACTTTGAGGGAATCTATGGAGCTATATCTCTTGTGGGCATTGGccattttgtgaaaaaattttgtgtttttatcaCCATGTTTCAACTATTTAATTCTTGATCTTTGTCTCCAAGCTATTTTCTCCCTCTTGGAAATTTCTTCAAACTCCATAGCTAGATTGGTTTTTTGCACGAGCTCATCATCAGAAAGGGCTCTATGCTCTTGGAGAGTTTCCCAAGAGCTGATCTGCAGCAAgatctcttctttcttttgtttccaGTTTACTCTCTGATTTTTACTCCATTGTGTTAGCTCCTTTTTTAGGAGCTTGAGCTTGTTTGCCAAAATGTAAGCTGGTCTTCCTTTACCTGGGAAAGAGTTCCACCATACCTTCACCTTATCCTTGAACCCTTCGATTTCAAGCCaccaattttcaaatttaaagtaGGATTTTTTGAACGCCCAATCACCACATGTGAATAAAATTGGGTTGTGATCAGAACCTAGTCTTGGGAGTAGAGTTTGTTTAACCTGAGTGAATGAATCTTCCCATTCAGTAGAGTAAAGGAACCTGTCAATTCTGGATGCACTATTATGACTTTCACCCCTTCTCCATGTGTAAAACCCTCCAAATAAAGGAGGGTCTATCAATTGTAAAGCATTGACACAGTCAGAGAATTCAGCCATTG is a genomic window containing:
- the LOC124898822 gene encoding uncharacterized protein LOC124898822; translation: MAEFSDCVNALQLIDPPLFGGFYTWRRGESHNSASRIDRFLYSTEWEDSFTQVKQTLLPRLGSDHNPILFTCGDWAFKKSYFKFENWWLEIEGFKDKVKVWWNSFPGKGRPAYILANKLKLLKKELTQWSKNQRVNWKQKKEEILLQISSWETLQEHRALSDDELKETEDWRPEFKIHNATVISTEDQIWLKRNFDEEEILEVIRSCATDKAPGTDGFPINFYLTFWELIKGDIMVIMQYFHDHQVFEKSLNATYVALIPKKAGETELRDFRLISLISGVYKILAKALAERLKKVIAGLVKKHQMVFIKGRQIMDAALIASECVDTKTIGEVAGLICKLDIEKAFDHVNWDYLLNILKQMGFGDRWLKWISFCIKTIRFSILARKPSLSLFFILAMEGLGSMVRTSLQNNWVRGFKLNSQGMGDLDICHLLYADDTLIFCEAIEEQFEGKLEEKQFFPIKEVNNIQTLTGILGCGIGNLPTVYLGMPLGNKHKDVEIWDKIIEKTMKRLSQ